TGGAAGCACCAACCAATTGAAAGGTCTTAGAATGGTTACTCCTGAAATCAGGGAACTCCTCGAAGCCGGCGTCCATTTCGGGCATCAAACCCGCCGGTGGAATCCGAAAATGCGGCCGTTTATTTTCACCGAAAGAAACGGCATCTATATCATCGACCTCAACAAGACGCTGGACG
The Candidatus Zixiibacteriota bacterium genome window above contains:
- a CDS encoding 30S ribosomal protein S2, producing MVTPEIRELLEAGVHFGHQTRRWNPKMRPFIFTERNGIYIIDLNKTLD